From the genome of Vibrio porteresiae DSM 19223, one region includes:
- a CDS encoding YhdT family protein: protein MSKLSGIYRQAHKEAFLAFALAVLYFLWWYATAYGLSPTTDDHAMPTLYWGFPLWFLLSCIIGPLLFTILCFVMVKVFYKDVPLDIAADEDNHE from the coding sequence ATGTCTAAGCTTTCAGGCATTTATCGTCAGGCGCATAAAGAAGCCTTTTTGGCTTTTGCTCTTGCTGTCCTGTACTTCCTCTGGTGGTATGCCACTGCCTATGGATTGTCGCCTACGACAGACGATCACGCCATGCCCACGCTATATTGGGGCTTTCCTTTGTGGTTCCTGCTCTCATGCATCATAGGTCCACTGCTGTTCACCATTTTGTGTTTTGTGATGGTGAAAGTGTTCTATAAAGACGTCCCTCTGGATATCGCTGCTGATGAGGATAATCATGAATAG
- the accC gene encoding acetyl-CoA carboxylase biotin carboxylase subunit — translation MLDKIVIANRGEIALRILRACKELGIKTVAVHSTADRDLKHVLLADETICIGPARSIDSYLNIPRIISAAEVTGAVAVHPGYGFLSENADFAEQVEKSGFIFIGPKADTIRMMGDKVSAINAMKKAGVPCVPGSDGPLDNDEVKNKAHAKRIGYPVIIKASGGGGGRGMRVVRNEGELVNAIAMTRAEAKAAFNNDMVYMEKYLENPRHVEVQVLADGQGNAIHLGERDCSMQRRHQKVVEEAPAPGITEEMRKYIGERCTRACVEIGYRGAGTFEFLYENGEFYFIEMNTRVQVEHPVTEMVTGVDIIKEQLRIAAGQPLSFTQDDIKIRGHAMECRINAEDPERFLPCPGKIDMFHAPGGMGVRWESHIYSGYTVPAYYDSMIGKLITYGENRDVAIARMRNALNEMIVEGIKTNIPLQQSIMLDENFQNGGTNIHYLEKKLGLQ, via the coding sequence ATGTTAGACAAAATTGTCATCGCGAACCGAGGCGAAATTGCGCTTCGTATCCTTCGCGCTTGTAAAGAACTTGGTATTAAAACTGTCGCTGTTCACTCAACAGCTGACCGTGATTTAAAACACGTTCTATTAGCAGATGAAACCATCTGTATCGGTCCTGCTCGCAGTATCGACAGCTACCTAAACATCCCTCGCATCATTTCTGCTGCAGAAGTGACTGGCGCAGTGGCAGTTCACCCAGGCTACGGTTTCCTATCAGAAAACGCAGACTTCGCTGAACAAGTTGAAAAATCTGGTTTTATCTTCATCGGTCCGAAAGCAGATACCATCCGTATGATGGGTGATAAAGTTTCTGCAATCAACGCGATGAAAAAAGCAGGCGTTCCTTGTGTACCTGGTTCAGATGGTCCACTTGATAACGACGAAGTGAAAAACAAAGCTCATGCGAAACGCATCGGCTACCCAGTGATCATCAAAGCCTCTGGTGGCGGCGGCGGTCGTGGTATGCGTGTGGTTCGTAACGAAGGCGAATTGGTTAACGCTATCGCAATGACTCGTGCAGAAGCGAAAGCAGCATTCAACAACGACATGGTTTACATGGAGAAATACCTAGAAAACCCTCGTCACGTTGAAGTGCAAGTGTTGGCTGATGGTCAAGGTAATGCAATTCACCTTGGTGAACGTGACTGTTCTATGCAACGTCGTCACCAAAAAGTGGTTGAAGAAGCTCCAGCACCAGGCATCACTGAAGAGATGCGTAAGTACATCGGCGAACGTTGTACTCGTGCTTGTGTGGAAATCGGCTACCGTGGTGCAGGTACTTTTGAGTTCCTATACGAAAACGGCGAATTCTACTTCATCGAAATGAACACCCGTGTTCAAGTTGAGCACCCAGTAACTGAAATGGTGACTGGCGTTGACATCATCAAAGAACAGTTGCGTATCGCTGCTGGTCAACCTTTGTCATTTACTCAAGATGATATTAAGATTCGTGGCCATGCTATGGAATGTCGTATTAACGCAGAAGATCCAGAGCGCTTCCTACCATGTCCTGGTAAGATCGATATGTTCCATGCTCCAGGCGGCATGGGCGTTCGTTGGGAATCGCACATCTACTCTGGTTATACCGTTCCTGCATATTACGATTCAATGATCGGTAAATTGATCACTTACGGTGAAAACCGCGATGTGGCTATCGCTCGTATGCGTAACGCACTTAACGAGATGATTGTTGAAGGGATTAAAACCAACATCCCTCTACAACAGTCAATCATGCTGGATGAAAACTTCCAGAATGGCGGTACTAACATCCACTATTTGGAGAAAAAACTGGGTCTGCAATAA
- the accB gene encoding acetyl-CoA carboxylase biotin carboxyl carrier protein yields MDIRKIKKLIELVEESGIAELEISEGEESVRISRNSPAQFAAPIQYAAAPAPVAAPAPAAPVAAPAPAAAPASQEPAGHKVLSPMVGTFYRSSSPEAKPFVEVGQSVKVGDTLCIVEAMKMMNQIEADKAGVVTAILLSDGQPVEFDQPLVIIE; encoded by the coding sequence ATGGATATTCGTAAAATCAAGAAGCTTATCGAACTAGTTGAAGAGTCTGGCATTGCTGAGCTAGAAATCTCTGAAGGCGAAGAATCGGTACGTATCAGCCGTAACAGCCCTGCGCAATTTGCTGCTCCAATTCAATACGCAGCAGCACCAGCGCCAGTAGCAGCTCCTGCACCAGCGGCTCCAGTAGCAGCTCCTGCACCAGCAGCGGCTCCAGCTTCTCAAGAGCCTGCGGGTCATAAAGTACTTTCTCCAATGGTTGGTACTTTCTACCGTTCATCTAGCCCAGAAGCGAAACCATTCGTAGAAGTGGGTCAATCAGTAAAAGTTGGCGACACTCTATGTATCGTTGAAGCAATGAAAATGATGAACCAAATCGAAGCTGATAAAGCAGGCGTGGTTACTGCAATCCTTCTAAGCGACGGCCAACCTGTAGAATTTGACCAGCCACTTGTTATCATCGAATAA
- the aroQ gene encoding type II 3-dehydroquinate dehydratase codes for MTAKSRILVLNGPNLNLLGLREPAHYGSQTLEQIVTMLREQATTAGIELEHLQSNREYELVEAIHQAYGKVDFIVINPAAFTHTSVALRDALLGVAIPFIEVHLSNIHAREPFRHHSYLSDKAQGVICGLGAQGYQFALSAALNYLQAK; via the coding sequence ATGACTGCAAAATCACGCATTCTTGTTCTCAACGGACCAAACCTAAATTTATTAGGTTTACGTGAACCGGCACACTACGGTTCACAGACTTTAGAACAAATTGTCACGATGTTACGTGAACAAGCAACAACCGCAGGTATTGAGCTGGAACATCTTCAGTCCAACCGTGAATATGAATTGGTAGAAGCCATTCACCAAGCTTACGGGAAAGTAGATTTTATCGTCATTAACCCAGCAGCATTTACTCATACCAGTGTTGCTCTGCGTGATGCGCTACTTGGTGTAGCTATTCCGTTTATTGAAGTGCACTTGTCAAATATTCATGCACGTGAGCCATTCCGTCACCATTCATACTTGTCTGATAAAGCACAAGGGGTGATCTGCGGATTAGGAGCACAAGGTTATCAATTCGCTTTGTCGGCAGCGCTGAATTACCTGCAGGCGAAGTAA